In the genome of Vicia villosa cultivar HV-30 ecotype Madison, WI linkage group LG7, Vvil1.0, whole genome shotgun sequence, one region contains:
- the LOC131620233 gene encoding uncharacterized mitochondrial protein AtMg00820-like: MAMISQVEPKNINEALKYESWMDAMTEELSQFEKSKVWKLVPFPQDKTIIGTRWVFRNKLDENGKVIRNKARLVAQGYNQQEGIDYDETYAPVARLEAIRILLAYAAHKNIKLFKWM, translated from the coding sequence ATGGCAATGATATCTCAGGTAGAACCAAAGAATATCAATGAAGCATTAAAATATGAATCTTGGATGGACGCCATGACAGAAGAATTATCTCAATTTGAGAAAAGCAAAGTTTGGAAACTGGTTCCTTTCCCTCAAGATAAAACTATTATTGGTACAAGATGGGTGTTCAGAAataaacttgatgaaaatggaaaagtaatcagaaacaaagctagactTGTAGCTCAAGGATACAATCAACAAGAAGGTATAGACTATGATGAAACATATGCACCcgtggcaaggttagaagctattcgaatTCTCTTAGCATATGCTGCTCATAAGAATATTAAACttttcaaatggatgtaa
- the LOC131620234 gene encoding secreted RxLR effector protein 161-like, with translation MVTPMHPSSNLDKDEQGLSVSEKEYRGMIGSLLYLTASRPDIVFSIGLCACFQSDPKESHLTAVKRIFRYLVGTTDIGLWYEKGNHINLIAYCDADYAGDKIERKSTSGACQFLGQALITWSCRKQNTIALSTTEAEYVSAANCCSQILWIKNQLED, from the coding sequence atggtAACACCTATGCATCCCTCCTCAAACCTTGATAAAGATGAACAAGGACTATCCGTATCAGAAAAGgaatatcgaggtatgattggttcattaTTATATTTAACTGCCAGTAGGCCTGACATTGTCTTTTCAATAGGTCTATGTGCATGTTTTCAATCTGACCCTAAGGAATCACATTTGACTGCTGTCAAACGCATTTTTCGATATCTCGTTGGTACCACTGACATTGGTCTATGGTATGAAAAAGGAAATCACATCAACTTAATAGCttactgtgatgctgattatgctggagacaaaatagaaagaaaaagtacAAGTGGAGCCTGTCAATTTCTAGGACAAGCTCTTATTACATGGTCTTGCAGAAAGCAAAATACAATTGCTTTATCAACAACTGAAGCAGAATACGTGTCTGCTGCAAATTGCTGCTCACAAATTTTATGGATAAAAAATCAACTGGAAGACTAG